The proteins below are encoded in one region of Thermodesulfobacteriota bacterium:
- a CDS encoding DUF116 domain-containing protein produces MDSNLSQDVKKAVKSQKPIFVGLLAFSCLIVLAVAFFLWWVPYIGLVNIYHGLPLIYGGILAGIVLVIIAGIVLLISTVVMEKEIFLSHELRGAVVHIVFPLMVFLGRLLGIPKERIQQSFVEINNQLVLSMPFKVKPERLLLLMPHCLQDNECKVRITGNVRNCERCGRCEIKELVELADENDVKLSVATGGTIARRIVVENKPELIIATACERDLTSGIQDSYPIPVYGILNKRPYGPCFNTQVDMDEVKQAMRLFLR; encoded by the coding sequence ATGGATTCAAACTTATCACAGGATGTTAAAAAGGCAGTCAAGTCTCAGAAACCGATATTTGTAGGTCTACTGGCATTTTCCTGCCTGATTGTGCTTGCCGTAGCCTTTTTTCTTTGGTGGGTGCCGTATATAGGGCTGGTCAATATCTACCACGGTTTGCCTTTGATTTATGGAGGTATTTTGGCAGGTATCGTCCTGGTAATAATAGCCGGTATAGTGCTCTTAATCTCAACTGTGGTCATGGAGAAAGAAATATTTCTTTCTCATGAATTAAGAGGGGCGGTAGTACATATAGTATTTCCATTAATGGTATTTCTGGGCAGACTTTTAGGAATACCAAAGGAAAGGATTCAGCAGTCTTTTGTTGAGATAAATAATCAACTTGTTCTCTCCATGCCCTTTAAGGTAAAACCGGAAAGGTTGCTGCTATTGATGCCACATTGTCTTCAGGACAATGAATGTAAGGTAAGGATTACAGGAAATGTAAGAAACTGTGAAAGGTGTGGAAGGTGTGAAATCAAGGAGTTAGTGGAATTGGCTGATGAGAATGATGTAAAACTCTCTGTAGCCACGGGAGGAACCATTGCCAGAAGGATTGTAGTAGAAAACAAACCAGAATTAATTATTGCTACAGCCTGCGAGAGAGATCTTACCAGTGGTATTCAAGACAGTTACCCTATACCGGTTTATGGTATACTAAACAAACGACCTTATGGGCCCTGTTTCAACACTCAGGTGGACATGGATGAGGTTAAACAGGCAATGAGGTTATTTTTAAGGTAA
- the rsmB gene encoding 16S rRNA (cytosine(967)-C(5))-methyltransferase RsmB yields MKSARQIALEILEKVDTQGAYADISLDIVVRKNNLLTTLDKAFITELVYGTLRWQGKIDWIINRFSNIPLNKLDSRILNIMRLGVYQLLFLTKVPPFAAVNESANLTELYGHKGKVGFVNANLRAVDRERDKIEYPDIERGPEFHISVVYSHPLWIVKRWVKTFGVEATIDLCQSNNETPPLTIRTNTLKTSRQELFHALEMNVKEVSLTPCSSEGLQVRGASDITAISSFEKGLFQVQDEASQLVAYIIAPKPEERVLDACSAPGGKTTHMAQLMENRGEIFALDINSSRLALLEENCKRLGITNVKAFKKDALLPLGFSEKFDRILVDAPCSGMGVFRRNPDSKWKKREEEIAPLKRLQSGILNNLAYYLKEDGLMVYSTCTVTPEENEEVIDDFLANHPEFALDSISEVLPASCCSLVDNRGFFKSYPHLHDMDGFFAARLRKKGIKS; encoded by the coding sequence ATAAAGTCAGCCCGGCAGATAGCATTGGAGATATTGGAGAAGGTGGACACCCAGGGGGCATACGCGGATATCTCCCTGGATATTGTAGTTAGAAAGAATAATCTCCTCACCACTTTAGACAAAGCCTTCATTACGGAACTGGTGTACGGCACCCTTCGATGGCAAGGAAAGATTGACTGGATTATAAACCGGTTTTCTAATATCCCCCTCAATAAACTGGATTCCCGGATATTAAATATAATGAGGCTTGGGGTTTATCAGCTACTTTTTTTAACCAAAGTGCCCCCTTTTGCAGCAGTTAATGAATCGGCTAACCTGACAGAACTTTACGGGCATAAGGGTAAAGTAGGATTTGTAAATGCCAATCTTCGAGCAGTTGACAGGGAACGGGATAAAATAGAGTACCCTGATATTGAAAGAGGTCCCGAATTCCACATATCTGTGGTATATTCCCATCCCCTCTGGATTGTGAAGAGGTGGGTAAAGACCTTTGGGGTAGAAGCTACTATCGATCTCTGCCAGAGCAATAATGAGACCCCGCCCCTTACGATCAGAACCAACACATTAAAGACATCAAGACAAGAACTGTTCCATGCGCTGGAAATGAATGTAAAAGAGGTATCTTTAACCCCATGCTCCTCTGAAGGGCTACAGGTTAGAGGCGCTTCTGACATTACAGCAATTTCTTCCTTTGAAAAGGGTTTGTTTCAGGTTCAGGATGAGGCATCCCAGTTGGTGGCTTATATCATAGCTCCCAAACCAGAAGAGAGGGTGCTCGATGCCTGCTCCGCACCGGGTGGCAAGACCACCCATATGGCACAACTGATGGAAAACAGAGGTGAGATATTTGCCCTTGATATCAACTCCTCCAGGCTTGCCCTTCTTGAGGAGAACTGTAAAAGGCTGGGGATTACCAATGTGAAAGCCTTCAAAAAAGATGCCTTGCTCCCACTGGGATTTTCAGAGAAATTTGATAGAATCCTGGTTGATGCTCCATGTTCTGGTATGGGAGTGTTTAGAAGGAACCCTGACAGCAAATGGAAGAAAAGAGAAGAAGAGATTGCCCCTCTTAAAAGGCTTCAATCAGGCATTTTGAATAATCTGGCATATTACCTGAAGGAAGATGGCTTAATGGTTTACAGCACTTGTACTGTTACTCCTGAAGAGAACGAGGAGGTTATTGATGATTTTCTTGCAAATCACCCAGAGTTTGCTTTGGACAGCATTTCAGAGGTTCTTCCAGCCAGTTGTTGTTCTCTGGTCGACAATCGGGGGTTCTTTAAATCCTATCCTCACCTCCACGACATGGACGGCTTCTTTGCTGCCAGATTAAGAAAAAAGGGAATTAAATCTTGA
- a CDS encoding nitronate monooxygenase gives MKTRVTELLGIKYPIIQGAMAWVSLPPLVAAVSNAGGLGILGSSFMQPEELKENIRETKKLTRKPFGVNFMPENPALEDLLDIIIEEKVPVVSYGKGNPKRIIEKTKPHNIINLPTMGAVRHAIKAEQDGADIVIVQGTEGGGHTGFVASSVLVRMVAERVKIPVIAAGGFGDGKGLIAAMALGAEGISMGSRFIATQECPIPQHVKEWITRSGEEDTVVTDNLTGIRCRVLKNKFSQSLLEMKESNVSPWEMMQHARGRFRKAFYEGDLEWGSIACGQVAGVINDIPTCKELINRIVKQAEEIVVPLKEKVLS, from the coding sequence ATGAAGACGAGGGTCACAGAACTCTTGGGAATAAAATATCCTATAATCCAGGGGGCAATGGCGTGGGTTTCTCTCCCTCCACTTGTAGCTGCGGTTTCCAATGCAGGGGGACTTGGGATACTGGGATCATCCTTTATGCAGCCCGAGGAACTCAAAGAAAACATAAGAGAGACAAAAAAGCTTACCCGGAAGCCCTTTGGTGTTAATTTTATGCCGGAGAACCCCGCACTGGAAGATCTCCTAGACATCATAATAGAAGAAAAGGTGCCGGTAGTCAGTTATGGCAAGGGAAATCCAAAGAGGATTATAGAAAAGACAAAACCCCATAATATAATAAACCTTCCCACTATGGGGGCAGTCAGACATGCTATTAAAGCGGAGCAAGATGGTGCCGACATCGTTATTGTTCAGGGAACCGAAGGGGGTGGTCATACAGGCTTTGTTGCCAGTTCCGTATTAGTGAGAATGGTTGCGGAAAGGGTCAAGATACCTGTAATAGCCGCTGGCGGATTTGGCGATGGAAAAGGGCTTATTGCCGCTATGGCACTGGGAGCTGAAGGAATTTCTATGGGAAGCAGATTCATAGCTACCCAGGAATGCCCTATCCCCCAGCATGTTAAGGAATGGATAACCCGTTCCGGGGAAGAAGATACCGTAGTTACAGATAACCTGACCGGTATACGCTGCAGGGTACTGAAGAACAAGTTTTCCCAGAGTCTTCTGGAGATGAAAGAAAGTAATGTCTCTCCCTGGGAGATGATGCAGCACGCCAGAGGCAGATTCAGAAAGGCTTTTTATGAAGGTGACTTAGAGTGGGGATCCATTGCCTGTGGGCAAGTCGCCGGGGTTATCAACGATATCCCGACCTGTAAGGAACTCATTAACCGTATCGTTAAACAGGCAGAGGAGATAGTAGTTCCCCTTAAGGAAAAGGTATTATCTTAA
- a CDS encoding NYN domain-containing protein, with the protein MAVHIIIDGYNLIKRSPVLSRLDHMDIEKGRNELISRLVAYKKVKNHGITVVFDGCKGGGIKQERTRDRGINIIFSKKGEEADEVIKRVVKVAREKVVVVTSDRQIVDFSERRGAAVIPSGEFEMRMEMAVFAREKGYNDELDDEPVNEAIHTQKKGPSKKLPKTQRRAMIKIKKL; encoded by the coding sequence ATGGCTGTTCATATAATTATCGACGGATACAATTTGATTAAGCGGTCCCCGGTCTTGAGCAGATTGGACCACATGGATATAGAGAAGGGGCGGAATGAGTTAATCAGCAGACTGGTTGCCTATAAGAAGGTAAAGAACCACGGGATTACCGTGGTTTTTGACGGCTGTAAGGGGGGTGGTATTAAACAGGAGAGAACCAGGGACAGAGGGATAAATATTATATTTTCCAAAAAAGGCGAAGAAGCAGATGAAGTGATAAAGAGGGTTGTTAAGGTTGCAAGGGAAAAGGTGGTTGTGGTAACCTCTGACCGTCAGATAGTCGATTTTTCTGAAAGGCGAGGTGCCGCTGTTATACCTTCTGGCGAATTTGAGATGAGGATGGAGATGGCGGTCTTTGCCAGAGAGAAGGGGTACAATGACGAGCTTGATGATGAACCCGTTAATGAGGCTATTCACACTCAAAAGAAAGGGCCATCAAAAAAGCTTCCCAAGACACAGCGCAGAGCTATGATAAAGATCAAAAAACTCTAG
- the hisB gene encoding imidazoleglycerol-phosphate dehydratase HisB produces the protein MKRKAKIQRKTSETDIKVDLNIDGSGRYDVDTSVPFMDHMLSLMAKHGFFDLKINARGDTSVDLHHTVEDVGICLGEGFKQALGKKDGIVRYGEASVPMVEAMASVVLDISDRPFLVYNSKLKKGKTGEFDAELIWEFFRAFSSSAGITLHINVMYGKDTHHTIEAVFKAFGRALDKATAIDRRIEGVMSTKGKL, from the coding sequence ATGAAAAGAAAAGCCAAGATTCAAAGAAAAACTTCCGAGACTGATATTAAGGTAGATCTCAATATCGATGGTTCGGGGCGATATGATGTAGATACCTCTGTCCCCTTTATGGATCACATGTTGTCTTTGATGGCTAAACATGGTTTCTTTGATTTAAAGATTAATGCCAGGGGCGACACCTCTGTAGATTTACATCACACCGTAGAGGATGTGGGTATATGCCTGGGTGAAGGATTTAAGCAGGCATTGGGGAAAAAGGATGGAATTGTAAGATACGGTGAGGCATCGGTACCCATGGTTGAGGCTATGGCATCAGTTGTGCTGGATATCTCGGACAGGCCTTTTCTGGTCTATAACAGTAAACTGAAGAAAGGTAAAACAGGTGAATTTGACGCAGAATTGATATGGGAATTTTTCAGGGCATTCAGCAGCAGCGCCGGAATAACCTTACATATCAATGTTATGTACGGTAAGGACACCCATCATACAATTGAAGCTGTCTTTAAGGCATTTGGCAGAGCATTAGATAAAGCCACCGCAATTGACAGGAGAATAGAAGGGGTGATGTCCACGAAAGGCAAGTTATAA
- the hisH gene encoding imidazole glycerol phosphate synthase subunit HisH, with protein sequence MAKGFTAVVDYGMGNLRSVQKALEKIGSRAIIANTPGQISDASSVILPGVGAFAKCMNNLEKLSLVDSIYRAIEAGKPFLGICLGLQILFTESEEFGNPGGLDIIKGRVIRLPANLPVEDSNNPEQRARLKVPHMGWNSLKFRKRAPVYEHIDNASYFYFVHSFYVVPEDENIISTTTTHGIEFTSSIWKDNIIAMQFHPEKSQKLGLQILKNFSKLK encoded by the coding sequence ATGGCGAAGGGTTTTACTGCTGTAGTAGATTATGGGATGGGAAACCTGAGAAGTGTCCAAAAGGCATTGGAAAAGATTGGCAGCAGGGCAATCATAGCCAATACTCCAGGGCAGATTTCAGATGCCTCTTCAGTCATATTGCCGGGTGTGGGAGCGTTTGCAAAATGCATGAACAATCTGGAAAAGCTGAGTCTTGTGGATTCCATATACAGAGCTATCGAAGCAGGCAAACCTTTTCTGGGAATATGTCTGGGGCTGCAGATTTTATTCACAGAAAGCGAAGAGTTTGGTAACCCAGGGGGGCTGGACATCATTAAAGGAAGGGTAATACGGCTTCCCGCCAATCTTCCAGTAGAGGACAGTAATAACCCGGAGCAAAGGGCACGATTAAAGGTCCCTCATATGGGATGGAATTCTTTGAAATTCAGGAAAAGGGCTCCTGTGTACGAACACATAGACAACGCCTCATATTTTTATTTTGTCCACTCGTTCTACGTTGTTCCCGAAGATGAGAATATAATATCAACCACAACAACTCATGGAATCGAGTTCACATCCAGCATCTGGAAGGATAACATCATTGCCATGCAGTTCCACCCGGAAAAGAGCCAAAAATTGGGGTTACAGATTTTGAAAAACTTCAGTAAATTAAAATAG
- the hisA gene encoding 1-(5-phosphoribosyl)-5-[(5-phosphoribosylamino)methylideneamino]imidazole-4-carboxamide isomerase: protein MIIIPAIDLKEGKCVRLMQGQMDKVTVFSNDPSEIAMRWEDKGAELIHVVDLDGSIAGTPKNREVIGKIVKSINIPIQLGGGIRDLAAINQYISVGVNRVIMGTIALEAPDLIKQACQLYPGKILVGIDAKDGRVAIRGWTEVTEKKAVDAAKEVEGFGVAAFIFTDIKRDGMQTGPNIESTKKLAQSVAIPVIASGGVNTISDIDELMKIEKYGVSGVIVGRAIYTNSLRLEDAIRLTRE from the coding sequence ATGATTATTATACCTGCCATTGATTTAAAAGAGGGAAAATGCGTTCGCCTTATGCAGGGTCAGATGGATAAAGTCACTGTCTTTTCCAATGATCCTTCTGAGATAGCTATGAGATGGGAAGATAAGGGAGCTGAATTAATACATGTTGTAGATCTGGATGGATCCATTGCAGGCACTCCAAAGAACAGAGAGGTCATAGGTAAGATAGTTAAATCAATAAACATTCCCATCCAGCTTGGTGGTGGAATAAGAGACCTGGCTGCCATTAATCAGTACATCTCAGTTGGTGTGAACAGGGTTATCATGGGGACGATAGCACTTGAAGCCCCGGATTTGATAAAACAGGCCTGTCAACTGTACCCTGGGAAAATCCTGGTGGGCATTGATGCAAAGGACGGAAGGGTCGCTATCAGGGGTTGGACAGAGGTTACTGAAAAGAAGGCAGTAGATGCAGCAAAAGAAGTTGAAGGTTTTGGCGTTGCAGCATTTATTTTCACTGATATTAAAAGGGACGGAATGCAGACAGGTCCAAATATAGAAAGCACAAAGAAGCTGGCTCAATCTGTTGCCATTCCCGTTATAGCTTCAGGTGGAGTGAATACTATCAGTGATATTGACGAGCTTATGAAGATAGAAAAATATGGGGTTTCCGGGGTTATAGTTGGAAGGGCAATATATACGAACTCACTCAGATTGGAAGATGCGATAAGATTAACCCGTGAGTAG
- the hisF gene encoding imidazole glycerol phosphate synthase subunit HisF, with product MLAKRIIPCLDVKDGRVVKGINFISLRDAGDPVENARVYDQQGADELTFLDITASHEKRDIILTVVERTAEEIFMPLTVGGGIRDIEDIRNLLNAGADKVSINTAAVNNPDFVGEAAEMFGSQCIVVAVDAKRTGNGGWEVYTHGGRRPTGIDALEWAKKMEEMGAGEILLTSMDCDGTKNGYDIELTRAVSDLTGIPIIASGGAGTLEHLFEALMGGNADAVLAASIFHYREYTIREAKEYLREKGICVRL from the coding sequence ATGTTAGCTAAAAGGATAATACCCTGTCTGGACGTCAAGGATGGACGCGTAGTTAAGGGGATAAACTTCATTAGTCTCAGAGATGCAGGCGATCCTGTGGAAAATGCCAGGGTGTATGACCAGCAGGGAGCAGATGAACTCACCTTTCTGGATATCACCGCCTCTCATGAGAAGCGGGATATAATACTCACTGTAGTTGAGAGGACAGCAGAAGAGATATTTATGCCCCTTACCGTTGGTGGTGGAATCCGTGACATTGAGGATATACGTAACCTGCTCAATGCCGGTGCAGACAAGGTCTCTATAAATACCGCTGCCGTGAATAACCCTGACTTTGTTGGAGAGGCAGCTGAAATGTTCGGAAGCCAGTGCATTGTTGTGGCAGTAGATGCAAAGAGGACAGGAAACGGGGGATGGGAGGTATACACACATGGCGGCAGAAGGCCAACAGGCATAGATGCACTGGAATGGGCAAAAAAAATGGAGGAGATGGGGGCAGGGGAAATACTGCTTACCAGCATGGACTGTGATGGCACCAAAAATGGTTATGATATTGAACTAACAAGAGCTGTCTCTGACCTTACAGGCATCCCGATAATAGCCTCTGGAGGGGCTGGCACACTGGAACACCTATTTGAGGCACTTATGGGTGGGAATGCTGACGCAGTCTTGGCCGCTTCCATCTTCCATTACAGAGAATATACTATTCGTGAGGCAAAGGAATATCTGAGAGAAAAGGGTATCTGTGTGAGATTGTAG
- a CDS encoding DUF1284 domain-containing protein: MADDKSDEVSRWRPHHIYCEPFMAGSFPDRGERFDRIGNKIRETMQSGTDTIIEIIEGVDELCQTCPLCNNNRCQSPNGDEDAVRKWDTIVLKGLGVSYGEKRTAREFRSLIKQKAPLDFCRTRCPWKDACTVFD; this comes from the coding sequence ATGGCTGATGATAAAAGCGATGAAGTATCAAGATGGAGGCCACACCACATCTATTGTGAGCCATTTATGGCTGGTAGCTTCCCTGACAGAGGAGAGAGATTTGACCGAATCGGGAACAAAATTAGAGAGACTATGCAATCGGGTACTGATACGATAATAGAGATTATCGAGGGTGTTGATGAACTGTGCCAAACGTGTCCCCTCTGCAACAACAATCGCTGCCAGAGCCCCAATGGTGACGAGGATGCAGTTAGAAAGTGGGATACTATAGTTCTTAAAGGGTTGGGGGTATCTTATGGAGAGAAGAGGACTGCCCGGGAGTTTCGTTCTCTGATAAAACAGAAAGCACCGTTGGATTTTTGTCGAACCAGGTGCCCCTGGAAGGATGCCTGCACTGTTTTCGATTGA
- a CDS encoding M48 family metallopeptidase: MNFFLVIILAILVGNYLLGLIVDTLNVRHVRTDLPEEFNGYYDAGEYKKSQEYLRENTRFGIISNTIVTPISIAFILLGGFDIVDQFARGFRLGSILTGLIFTGTLLLASQILFIPFSIYGTFVIEEKYGFNRTTPKTFILDILKSWLLVAMIGGIIFSSVLWLFEKAGPPAWFYCWIAVTVFQIFLIFIAPVTIMPLFNKFILLEDSPLKNAIEEYARSQHFRIKGVFTMDASKRSAKSNAFFTGFGRFRRVVLFDTLVEKHTVEELVSILAHEIGHYKKRHILKSIGISILTTALMFFILSLFINNRELFAAFKMQGVSIYGSIFFFGFLYHPIEMILSIFGNMLSRIHEYQADAYAVKTYNRPQSTITALKKLSVENLSNLTPHPLKVFLSYSHPPVLERIQAIRELHPNVHQ, encoded by the coding sequence ATGAATTTTTTTCTGGTGATAATTCTTGCCATTTTAGTTGGCAACTACCTTTTGGGTTTGATCGTTGATACATTGAATGTGCGGCACGTGAGAACAGATTTACCTGAAGAGTTTAACGGCTATTATGATGCCGGGGAGTACAAGAAATCCCAGGAATATCTCAGAGAAAATACCCGGTTTGGAATAATCAGTAATACCATTGTTACGCCGATTAGCATTGCCTTTATACTCCTTGGAGGGTTCGATATTGTTGATCAGTTCGCGCGAGGCTTCAGGCTGGGGAGTATCCTAACAGGCTTGATTTTTACGGGGACACTTTTGTTAGCTTCCCAGATACTCTTCATCCCTTTTTCCATCTATGGTACCTTTGTCATTGAAGAAAAGTACGGTTTCAACAGAACAACGCCGAAAACATTTATTCTGGATATCCTGAAAAGCTGGCTTTTGGTTGCAATGATTGGCGGAATAATTTTCTCATCTGTTTTGTGGCTTTTTGAAAAGGCAGGACCACCTGCCTGGTTCTATTGCTGGATTGCTGTAACGGTATTCCAGATATTTCTCATTTTTATTGCGCCAGTTACTATTATGCCTCTTTTCAACAAATTTATCCTGCTGGAGGATAGCCCACTCAAAAACGCGATTGAAGAATATGCCAGATCACAACACTTCAGAATCAAAGGTGTTTTTACGATGGATGCATCAAAACGCTCTGCCAAATCAAATGCCTTTTTTACCGGTTTTGGAAGATTTCGCAGGGTCGTTCTGTTTGATACCCTTGTTGAAAAGCATACGGTAGAAGAGCTTGTTTCCATTCTAGCTCATGAAATCGGTCATTACAAGAAGAGACACATACTGAAGTCTATCGGTATTTCTATCCTGACAACTGCCCTGATGTTCTTTATTCTATCTCTGTTTATCAATAACAGAGAACTATTTGCAGCGTTTAAGATGCAGGGGGTTTCAATCTATGGGAGTATCTTCTTTTTCGGCTTTCTCTATCACCCTATAGAGATGATTCTCTCCATTTTCGGGAACATGCTGTCCCGAATCCACGAATACCAGGCAGATGCATATGCCGTGAAAACCTATAACAGACCTCAATCTACTATTACAGCCTTAAAAAAACTGAGTGTTGAAAATCTCTCAAACCTGACCCCCCACCCCCTCAAGGTATTCCTGAGTTACAGTCATCCCCCTGTTCTTGAACGAATCCAGGCTATCAGGGAACTCCATCCAAACGTCCACCAATAG
- a CDS encoding transglutaminase-like domain-containing protein: MMDHMDEKYLSPTAIIDSDHKEIIGYAMHIVGSEDKDPVSKAVKLYYRVRDGIWYDPYVPFFLPEYYQASNVLKNGRGYCVSKASLLCALGRACGIPSRIGFATVRNHLATKQLIEYMGCDLFVYHGFTEFYLEGKWVKATPAFNIELCRRHKVIPLEFNGREDSIFHPYNMEKKQFMEYLEFHGAYPDIPVDIIHAAWEKAYGKDRVMKWIEDFEKSGGKSTRNFDTEEIVKY; encoded by the coding sequence ATGATGGATCATATGGATGAAAAGTATCTTTCTCCAACGGCCATTATTGACAGTGACCATAAAGAAATTATCGGATATGCAATGCATATAGTAGGCAGTGAGGATAAAGACCCGGTATCGAAGGCCGTAAAACTCTACTACAGAGTTCGAGACGGTATCTGGTATGATCCATATGTTCCTTTTTTTCTTCCAGAGTATTACCAGGCAAGCAATGTACTGAAGAACGGACGTGGATATTGTGTCAGTAAGGCGTCGCTCCTCTGTGCTCTCGGCAGGGCATGCGGTATCCCCTCCCGGATTGGGTTTGCTACCGTCAGAAATCACCTTGCCACCAAACAGCTTATTGAATATATGGGTTGTGACCTTTTTGTCTATCATGGATTTACAGAATTTTATCTGGAAGGTAAATGGGTAAAGGCAACGCCGGCGTTTAATATTGAGCTTTGCAGGAGACACAAGGTTATCCCCCTTGAATTCAACGGTCGGGAAGATTCAATTTTCCACCCCTATAATATGGAGAAGAAACAGTTCATGGAGTATTTGGAATTCCACGGGGCATATCCGGATATACCTGTGGATATCATTCATGCCGCATGGGAAAAGGCCTATGGCAAAGATCGAGTCATGAAATGGATTGAGGATTTTGAAAAATCAGGGGGCAAGTCGACGCGCAATTTTGACACAGAAGAGATTGTTAAATATTAA
- a CDS encoding AMP-binding protein has translation MIAGILKSNAKRHPDKTAVIFGDTRYTYKEFNDRANSLANALINMGLRKGDWVAMIADDCIQQMEMFWAGAKAGIATSALNTTFSQRDFSHLIGNGKAKVVLCSHKYRNLVESLRPALKSVKEYIILGPSDKGFVGYEDLISTSSSPEPDIEINENDLLYFANTSGTTGLSKQAMHTYKSLFATALMDLDVLNYDMSAGGVFLAATPLFVAYMIPRVSILSFHMRCPLVIPPNLSPQTLLEIIEKERVTNIFGATAFFQPIIDYPDLGKYNYSSLRHIFIFGYYPPEVWRRAVELFGNIFIVGYGLSEIGFISFLPPEDFVFEGPPEKVNRVRSCGREPLWVEARVIDDQGMDVQPGQVGEIIVKGHNMMKGYWNAPEATEQTIKGGYIYTGDLASVDEEGYIYLAGRKKDSITTQGKVVLPLEIEEIILQHPQVLEVAVIGVPDEELGEAVKAVVIKKDGDVTEEEIIALCRENLPDHAVPQSVDFTESLPKTAGTGRIQRYQLRQKYLRTSSGGE, from the coding sequence ATGATAGCAGGGATACTCAAGAGCAACGCTAAAAGGCATCCTGATAAGACTGCGGTAATTTTTGGAGACACAAGGTATACCTACAAGGAATTTAATGACCGTGCTAACAGCCTTGCAAACGCCTTGATCAATATGGGGTTAAGGAAGGGGGATTGGGTAGCTATGATTGCTGATGATTGCATTCAGCAGATGGAGATGTTTTGGGCAGGAGCAAAGGCAGGGATAGCCACATCTGCATTAAATACAACTTTTTCCCAGAGAGATTTTTCTCATCTCATCGGCAATGGCAAGGCAAAAGTCGTACTCTGCAGTCATAAATATCGTAATCTGGTAGAATCACTGCGTCCTGCGCTCAAGAGTGTAAAAGAGTATATTATCCTTGGCCCATCAGACAAGGGTTTCGTGGGTTATGAGGATCTCATATCCACATCTTCCTCTCCTGAGCCAGACATTGAGATTAATGAAAACGATTTGCTCTACTTTGCCAATACGAGTGGGACCACCGGCCTGTCGAAACAGGCGATGCACACGTATAAAAGCCTATTTGCTACAGCCCTGATGGATTTAGATGTACTGAACTATGATATGAGTGCCGGAGGCGTTTTCCTTGCTGCTACTCCTCTTTTTGTAGCTTACATGATTCCGAGGGTATCCATTCTCTCCTTCCATATGCGGTGTCCCCTGGTCATACCACCCAATCTCTCTCCACAGACTCTGCTCGAGATCATTGAGAAAGAACGGGTAACTAACATTTTTGGGGCTACAGCGTTTTTTCAACCGATTATAGATTACCCTGACCTCGGTAAATATAATTACTCAAGCTTGCGCCATATATTTATCTTTGGATATTATCCTCCAGAGGTGTGGCGAAGAGCGGTAGAGCTATTTGGGAATATCTTCATAGTAGGGTATGGTCTCAGTGAAATAGGGTTTATCTCTTTTCTCCCCCCTGAGGACTTTGTCTTCGAAGGTCCCCCAGAGAAAGTAAACAGGGTAAGGTCTTGTGGTCGTGAACCCTTATGGGTTGAGGCAAGGGTGATAGATGATCAGGGAATGGATGTTCAACCAGGTCAGGTTGGGGAGATTATTGTTAAGGGTCATAATATGATGAAAGGTTATTGGAATGCGCCTGAGGCTACAGAACAAACTATAAAAGGAGGCTATATTTACACTGGTGATCTGGCCTCGGTAGATGAAGAGGGATATATCTATCTTGCTGGCAGAAAGAAGGATAGCATTACTACGCAGGGGAAGGTGGTCCTGCCTTTAGAAATAGAAGAAATCATCTTGCAACACCCACAGGTTCTTGAAGTGGCAGTGATCGGTGTACCGGATGAAGAACTGGGAGAGGCAGTCAAGGCGGTAGTGATAAAAAAGGATGGGGATGTCACTGAAGAAGAGATTATTGCCCTTTGCCGGGAAAACCTTCCCGACCATGCTGTCCCGCAATCGGTAGATTTTACCGAAAGCTTACCGAAAACTGCAGGAACAGGTAGGATACAAAGATACCAGTTACGTCAAAAGTATCTTCGAACCTCTTCAGGTGGAGAGTGA